One window of Triticum dicoccoides isolate Atlit2015 ecotype Zavitan chromosome 5A, WEW_v2.0, whole genome shotgun sequence genomic DNA carries:
- the LOC119301414 gene encoding FCS-Like Zinc finger 5-like produces MRRTTSLREVAPPSVLAVVLEDEDEDEQAKAVVQAEEGGAGGGQDWLAALGGGSGAPGTDWLAAYRARAAPARAGLRRNSADYSKVETAAFLRHCGLCRRLLGPGRDTFMYKGEAAFCSLECRQQHITHEEWKDKCTPRSMSEAAAPATSRGRSGKTDTGGTVAAA; encoded by the exons ATGAGGCGAACGACGAGCTTGAGGGAGGTCGCGCCGCCGTCCGTGTTGGCGGTGGTGttggaggacgaggacgaggacgagcagGCCAAGGCGGTGGTGCAGGCCGAAGAAGGTGGCGCCGGCGGGGGGCAGGACTGGCTGGCGGCCCTAGGCGGCGGCAGCGGGGCCCCCGGGACGGACTGGCTCGCGGCGTACCGCGCGCGCGCGGCGCCGGCGCGGGCGGGGCTCCGGCGCAACTCGGCCGACTACTCCAAGGTCGAGACGGCCGCGTTCCTCCGCCACTGCGGCCTCTGCCGCCGCCTCCTCGGCCCCGGCCGCGACACCTTCATGTACAA GGGCGAGGCGGCCTTCTGCAGCCTGGAGTGCCGGCAGCAGCACATAACGCACGAGGAGTGGAAGGACAAGTGCACGCCAAGGTCCATGAgcgaggcggcggcgccggcgaccaGCCGCGGCCGCTCCGGCAAGACCGACACCGGCGGCACGGTGGCGGCGGCCTAA
- the LOC119301415 gene encoding glutathione S-transferase U18-like has product MSEPVVVVGGWASPFVTRVCIALRLKGVEYEFLQEAVGRKSELLLRSNPVYRKMPVLLHGGRPVCESLVIVQYVDEAFSAAGKPILPADPYRRAVHRFWAEYADAKLHSPLRTLRGMVGGDKADAAEQVSAALRQLEEAFLECSGGKRYFGGDDVGFLDIVVGSYIGWFGAAERIAGLPVLDEARTPRLAAWAVRFCAHDAVGDLVPDAARLVEFGEVLRAALAANASSRP; this is encoded by the exons atgtcggAGCCGGTGGTGGTCGTGGGCGGGTGGGCGAGCCCGTTCGTAACGCGAGTGTGCATCGCGCTCAGGCTCAAGGGCGTGGAGTACGAGTTCCTCCAGGAAGCGGTGGGCAGGAAGAGCGAGCTGCTGCTCAGGTCCAACCCCGTCTACAGGAAGATGCCCGTGCTGCTCCACGGCGGCCGCCCCGTCTGCGAGTCCCTGGTCATCGTGCAGTACGTCGACGAAGCTTTCTCCGCCGCCGGGAAGCCCATTCTTCCGGCCGACCCCTACCGCCGCGCCGTCCACCGGTTCTGGGCAGAGTACGCCGACGCCAAG CTCCATTCACCACTTCGGACACTGAGAGGTATGGTCGGCGGCGACAAGGCCGATGCCGCGGAGCAGGTGTCCGCCGCGCTCCGGCAGCTCGAGGAGGCCTTCCTGGAGTGCAGCGGCGGGAAGCGCTACTTCGGTGGGGATGACGTCGGCTTCCTGGACATCGTCGTTGGCTCCTACATCGGGTGGTTCGGAGCCGCGGAGAGGATCGCTGGGCTTCCCGTCCTCGACGAGGCCAGAACGCCGCGGCTGGCGGCCTGGGCGGTGCGGTTCTGCGCGCACGACGCCGTCGGGGACCTCGTGCCCGACGCCGCCAGGCTCGTTGAGTTCGGCGAGGTGCTCCGCGCGGCGCTGGCGGCCAACGCTTCCTCCCGGCCGTGA